The Grimontia kaedaensis genome has a window encoding:
- a CDS encoding ABC transporter ATP-binding protein, with the protein MQQSGSDGNSGMPFVRFDNVQKSYDGRTLVVKGFEMDIEQGEFITLLGPSGSGKSTVLMMMAGFEQPTHGEIYLNGNPIKKLPPHKRGIGLVFQNYALFPHMTVEENLAFPLQVRNLSKSEIEKKVKRALDMVRLSDFGHRRPAHLSGGQQQRVAVARALVFEPELVLMDEPLGALDKNLREEMQYEIKHIQEDLGVTMIYVTHDQSEALTMSDRIAVFNDGVVQQLATPEELYERPVNAFVAQFIGENNRLRGDVISMNEQACQVKIPNGDIITAKPVAVGSTGEQSTLSLRPERIVINPEQGVLSNIFDAKVEEVIYLGDHLRTRVSVCESDEFIIKTPNAEGHPNLQRGDTIRIGWSEEDCRALDAS; encoded by the coding sequence ATGCAGCAGAGTGGGAGCGATGGGAATTCCGGGATGCCTTTTGTGCGCTTTGATAATGTACAAAAAAGCTATGACGGAAGAACCTTGGTGGTCAAAGGATTTGAGATGGATATCGAGCAAGGTGAGTTCATCACACTGCTGGGGCCTTCAGGTTCAGGTAAATCAACGGTTCTAATGATGATGGCGGGCTTCGAGCAGCCTACTCATGGTGAAATCTACCTGAACGGCAATCCGATCAAAAAGCTGCCGCCACACAAACGTGGTATTGGATTGGTGTTCCAAAACTATGCACTTTTCCCTCATATGACGGTAGAGGAAAACCTCGCATTTCCTCTGCAGGTCAGAAATCTGTCTAAATCTGAAATCGAAAAAAAGGTAAAGCGTGCTTTGGATATGGTGCGCTTGTCTGATTTTGGTCATCGCCGTCCGGCACATCTTTCCGGTGGTCAGCAGCAACGTGTGGCGGTTGCCCGCGCACTGGTGTTTGAACCTGAGCTGGTGCTAATGGATGAACCACTTGGCGCACTGGATAAAAACCTTCGTGAAGAAATGCAGTACGAGATCAAACATATTCAGGAAGATCTCGGCGTGACCATGATTTACGTTACTCACGATCAGTCAGAAGCGCTGACCATGTCAGACCGCATTGCAGTTTTTAACGATGGTGTAGTGCAACAGCTGGCAACACCAGAAGAGCTTTATGAGCGCCCGGTTAACGCTTTTGTCGCGCAGTTTATTGGTGAGAATAACCGTCTGCGCGGCGATGTGATTTCAATGAATGAGCAGGCTTGTCAGGTCAAAATCCCCAACGGCGATATCATCACCGCTAAACCCGTGGCTGTGGGCAGTACTGGCGAACAATCCACCCTTTCCCTCCGCCCAGAACGCATTGTGATTAATCCAGAGCAGGGCGTGCTTTCCAATATTTTTGACGCCAAGGTAGAAGAAGTGATTTACCTCGGCGATCACCTGCGTACCCGCGTCTCAGTATGCGAGAGCGATGAATTCATTATTAAAACCCCCAATGCGGAAGGGCACCCGAACCTTCAGCGTGGCGATACCATTCGCATTGGCTGGTCGGAAGAAGATTGCAGGGCGTTGGACGCCTCGTAA
- a CDS encoding ABC transporter substrate-binding protein has product MKKLALNVAILAGVASMATHAVADETLNVVSWGGAYTASQTKAYHEPWTEKTGTKVINIDKSQNGLSGLRAQVESGNVTWDLVDILPSDAIVACDEGLAEPLDHDTLLAAAPDGTPATKDFLAGSLSECFVPSIVYSNIVAYNKEMFDKAPTKIDDVFDLKNFPGKRSLQKKPINNLEWALIADGVAAEDVYDVLSTEEGVQRAFKKLDTIKDNVIWWEEGAQPPQLLADKEVAFASAYNGRIFNAAVNEKQPFEIIWDGQVFELDGWVVPKGKLDKVKDYLRFATDSQRLADQAKYISYGPARNSSAAMVTTHAETGIDMKPHMPTYGPNFKTAIPKDDEFWADNGDELAQRFNAWLAK; this is encoded by the coding sequence ATGAAAAAACTCGCGTTAAACGTTGCCATTCTGGCAGGCGTTGCAAGCATGGCGACTCACGCTGTAGCCGATGAAACCTTGAATGTTGTTTCTTGGGGTGGTGCCTACACCGCCAGCCAAACTAAGGCTTACCACGAACCTTGGACTGAAAAAACCGGTACCAAGGTTATCAATATCGATAAATCTCAGAATGGCCTTTCAGGTCTGCGCGCACAGGTTGAATCTGGCAACGTGACTTGGGACTTGGTAGACATCCTGCCTTCAGACGCAATTGTTGCGTGTGACGAAGGTCTGGCTGAGCCGCTGGATCACGATACCTTGTTGGCGGCAGCACCAGATGGCACGCCAGCAACCAAGGACTTCCTGGCAGGCTCACTGAGTGAGTGTTTTGTTCCGTCTATTGTTTATTCAAACATCGTAGCCTACAACAAAGAGATGTTTGATAAGGCGCCTACCAAAATCGACGATGTGTTCGATCTGAAAAACTTCCCGGGTAAGCGTTCGCTGCAGAAAAAACCGATCAACAACCTTGAGTGGGCTTTGATTGCAGATGGCGTGGCAGCAGAAGACGTGTATGACGTGCTGAGCACCGAAGAGGGCGTACAGCGCGCATTTAAGAAGCTTGATACCATCAAAGACAATGTGATTTGGTGGGAAGAAGGTGCACAACCACCACAACTTCTTGCTGACAAAGAAGTGGCGTTCGCTTCTGCCTACAATGGCCGTATCTTCAATGCAGCCGTGAACGAGAAGCAACCGTTCGAGATTATCTGGGATGGTCAGGTGTTCGAGCTGGATGGCTGGGTTGTACCAAAAGGCAAGCTGGACAAGGTGAAAGACTACCTGCGCTTCGCAACGGACTCACAACGTCTTGCCGATCAGGCGAAATACATCTCTTATGGTCCTGCGCGTAACTCTTCTGCAGCCATGGTCACAACCCATGCTGAGACGGGTATCGACATGAAACCACACATGCCGACCTATGGACCAAACTTCAAAACCGCGATTCCAAAAGACGATGAGTTCTGGGCAGATAACGGTGATGAGCTGGCTCAGCGTTTCAACGCTTGGTTAGCGAAGTAA
- a CDS encoding SRPBCC family protein: MKKTLKTFIGAALMISMPAMALDGLEKLSVTETVTINAPAKEVWDKAISFDGLDSWIPGITKNELVSGVPNEAGAVRKLYVDDASLTEELMGIDNKTMALNYRITKENVDLLPVTHYTSTISVVSKGDNVSEVSWSGEFYRGFPESNPPDYLTDEAAVKGVTSLYQAGLGNLKKVLEGKK, encoded by the coding sequence ATGAAAAAAACGTTGAAAACCTTTATAGGGGCAGCATTGATGATCTCGATGCCTGCAATGGCATTGGATGGTTTGGAAAAGCTTTCGGTGACGGAAACGGTCACTATCAATGCACCAGCGAAAGAAGTGTGGGACAAAGCCATCAGCTTTGATGGTTTGGATTCTTGGATTCCGGGAATCACTAAAAATGAACTGGTGTCGGGTGTGCCGAACGAGGCCGGGGCGGTAAGGAAACTCTATGTGGATGATGCGTCGCTGACAGAAGAGTTGATGGGCATTGATAACAAAACCATGGCGCTGAATTACAGAATTACCAAGGAGAATGTCGACTTGTTGCCCGTCACGCATTACACCTCAACCATTTCGGTGGTTTCGAAAGGAGACAATGTGAGTGAAGTGAGTTGGAGCGGTGAGTTTTACCGTGGCTTTCCAGAAAGTAATCCGCCTGACTATCTGACCGATGAAGCGGCAGTTAAAGGTGTCACTAGCTTGTATCAGGCTGGCTTAGGAAACTTGAAGAAAGTACTGGAAGGTAAAAAGTAA
- a CDS encoding ABC transporter permease, which translates to MQGSPVNEITTADGVSLRVSQQRSIRRNKIRAFLLVSPLLIFLLVAFVFPIVDMLQRSVENPEVSTYLPNTKAALQDWNGEELPGEETYAALVQDLKIGAEARNIGKVASRLNYAKSGMRSLIMKSARKSKRLNEGPYKEAMAKIDKRWMDITVWQLIERESSPYTLSYYLNAVDLKYGDDGSIVAQPEHLQIYNALFWRTLYMSMSITFLCLLLGYPVAYLLANLPMKQANLLMILVLLPFWTSLLVRTATWIAILQQQGVLNDLMVGAGILDDENRIQMIYNQTGTLVAMTHILLPFMILPLYSVMKTISPSYMRAARSMGATQTMAFRRVYFPQTLPGIGAGSILVFILSIGYYITPALVGGQTGTFITNFIAYHMQTSLNWGLAAAIASILLIVVILLYWVYNRLIGVDNVKLG; encoded by the coding sequence GTGCAGGGAAGTCCAGTCAATGAAATAACCACAGCTGATGGAGTATCGCTGAGAGTCAGTCAGCAGCGCTCTATCCGTCGCAACAAAATCAGGGCATTTTTGTTGGTATCGCCGCTACTGATCTTTTTGCTGGTGGCTTTTGTATTCCCCATCGTTGACATGCTTCAACGCAGTGTCGAAAACCCTGAAGTCTCTACCTATCTTCCGAACACCAAAGCCGCGCTGCAAGACTGGAATGGCGAAGAGCTGCCCGGTGAAGAAACTTATGCCGCTTTGGTGCAAGATCTGAAAATCGGCGCTGAAGCGCGCAATATCGGTAAAGTGGCGTCACGCCTGAACTATGCAAAATCCGGTATGCGTTCGCTGATCATGAAATCAGCGCGAAAATCCAAACGCCTCAACGAAGGCCCTTACAAAGAAGCGATGGCAAAAATCGACAAGCGCTGGATGGACATTACGGTCTGGCAGCTGATTGAACGTGAGTCGTCGCCTTATACGCTTTCTTACTACCTGAATGCGGTTGATCTTAAATACGGCGATGACGGCAGTATCGTCGCCCAGCCTGAACATCTACAAATTTACAATGCCCTATTCTGGCGAACGCTCTACATGAGTATGAGCATTACTTTCCTTTGTCTGCTCTTGGGCTACCCAGTTGCTTACTTGTTGGCGAACCTGCCAATGAAACAGGCGAACCTTTTGATGATTTTGGTTCTGCTGCCGTTCTGGACGTCACTTTTGGTGCGCACTGCCACCTGGATTGCGATTTTGCAGCAACAAGGTGTACTGAATGATCTCATGGTGGGGGCTGGCATTCTGGATGACGAAAACCGAATACAGATGATTTACAACCAGACGGGTACGCTGGTGGCGATGACACACATTCTGCTGCCCTTTATGATCCTGCCGCTCTACTCCGTTATGAAAACCATCTCTCCGAGTTATATGCGGGCTGCGCGCTCGATGGGGGCGACGCAAACCATGGCGTTTCGCCGTGTTTACTTCCCGCAAACGCTGCCGGGTATCGGCGCTGGTTCTATCTTGGTGTTTATCCTCTCGATTGGTTACTACATCACACCAGCCTTGGTGGGTGGTCAAACAGGGACCTTTATCACCAACTTCATTGCTTACCACATGCAGACTTCGCTCAACTGGGGTTTGGCGGCGGCTATCGCTTCCATCCTGCTGATTGTGGTGATCTTGCTATATTGGGTTTACAACCGCCTTATCGGCGTCGACAACGTGAAGTTAGGGTAA
- a CDS encoding ABC transporter permease: protein MALPECATTGEKVWYVVFRLICAAIFLFLIGPLLVIIPLSFNAEPYFTFTPEMLSFDPAGYSLRWYDDFFTSEAWQTAVKNSVIVAIASTLLATVLGTIAALGLSSRYMPYKDAIMAILISPMIVPLIISAAAMFFFFSRFQLTQTYVGVILAHTALGIPFVVITVTATLSGFDHSLTRASASLGANPVQTFFKVVLPLVTPGVISGALFAFITSFDEVVVVLFIAGPEQTTLPIQMWSGIREEISPTILAAATLLVVLSIALLTTLEFLRRRSAKMRGIEE from the coding sequence ATGGCTTTACCTGAATGCGCAACCACAGGCGAAAAAGTTTGGTATGTGGTGTTTCGCCTCATCTGTGCGGCGATTTTCCTGTTCTTGATTGGCCCCTTGTTGGTCATCATTCCTTTGAGTTTCAACGCCGAACCGTACTTTACGTTTACACCTGAAATGCTAAGTTTTGACCCTGCCGGATATTCGCTTCGCTGGTACGACGATTTCTTCACCTCTGAGGCGTGGCAAACGGCGGTCAAAAACAGTGTGATTGTGGCGATTGCTTCCACTTTGTTGGCGACGGTACTGGGAACCATTGCGGCGCTTGGGCTTTCCAGCCGTTACATGCCTTACAAAGACGCGATCATGGCCATTCTTATCTCGCCAATGATTGTGCCTTTGATTATCTCCGCTGCGGCGATGTTCTTTTTCTTCTCCCGTTTCCAGCTTACCCAAACCTATGTGGGCGTGATCTTGGCGCATACTGCGTTAGGTATTCCGTTCGTGGTGATTACCGTAACCGCGACGCTGAGTGGTTTTGACCATTCCTTGACCCGCGCGTCGGCAAGCTTGGGGGCGAATCCGGTTCAGACTTTCTTCAAAGTGGTCCTGCCGTTGGTTACGCCTGGGGTTATCTCTGGCGCGCTGTTCGCTTTTATCACATCATTTGATGAAGTGGTCGTGGTGCTCTTTATTGCAGGGCCAGAACAGACGACGCTGCCGATTCAGATGTGGTCGGGAATACGGGAAGAGATCAGCCCAACCATATTGGCCGCTGCAACCCTGCTGGTGGTGTTATCTATCGCTTTGCTGACAACCTTGGAATTCCTCCGCCGACGCAGTGCAAAGATGCGGGGCATTGAAGAGTAA
- a CDS encoding ABC transporter substrate-binding protein gives MQSRYIPFALLALSAFASADECGDVTIADMNWNSATLMAHVDQFILENGYGCNAELVPGDTMPTGVSMTEKGEPDIAPEFWSNSHKEMLQKGVDAKKLRFAGPAFAEGGEEGFWIPKYMVDKNPELATIEGIKANAKLFPHPEDDSKSGFMTCPAGWTCQITAGHLFDALDLEEAGFEMIDPGSGAALAGSIARANDRENSWFGYYWSPTPVLGRYDMVKVDFGVPADSAHYESCITQADCTDPKVTAYPPSAVNTITTESFATESPAAYHYISNRAYSNTDMSAMMAWMEENQADGEIAAFEFLESYPQVWTQWVPADVAEKVKAAM, from the coding sequence ATGCAATCCCGCTACATACCTTTTGCGCTTCTGGCGCTTTCCGCCTTTGCTTCTGCTGATGAGTGTGGTGATGTCACCATCGCTGATATGAATTGGAACTCTGCTACCCTGATGGCACATGTGGATCAGTTCATTCTGGAAAACGGATATGGTTGTAACGCCGAACTGGTTCCTGGGGATACCATGCCAACCGGTGTATCGATGACCGAAAAAGGCGAGCCTGATATCGCCCCGGAGTTTTGGAGTAACTCCCACAAAGAAATGCTGCAAAAAGGCGTTGATGCGAAGAAACTACGCTTTGCTGGCCCCGCGTTTGCTGAAGGTGGTGAAGAAGGCTTCTGGATACCAAAATACATGGTCGACAAAAATCCAGAACTCGCGACAATTGAAGGCATAAAAGCCAACGCCAAGCTTTTCCCTCACCCTGAAGATGATTCCAAATCAGGCTTTATGACCTGCCCTGCTGGTTGGACATGCCAGATCACTGCAGGTCATCTTTTTGATGCCCTTGACCTTGAAGAAGCCGGCTTTGAAATGATTGACCCAGGTTCAGGCGCAGCGCTGGCAGGTTCAATTGCCCGCGCAAATGATCGCGAGAACTCATGGTTTGGTTATTACTGGTCACCAACACCTGTTCTGGGTCGCTATGACATGGTGAAAGTCGATTTCGGTGTACCGGCAGATTCCGCGCACTACGAAAGCTGTATTACACAAGCTGACTGTACCGACCCGAAAGTGACGGCGTACCCACCATCTGCCGTGAACACCATCACCACAGAAAGCTTTGCGACGGAATCCCCAGCCGCATATCACTACATCAGCAACCGCGCTTACTCGAATACTGATATGAGCGCCATGATGGCGTGGATGGAAGAAAATCAGGCAGACGGTGAAATCGCTGCGTTTGAATTCCTCGAATCCTACCCACAAGTTTGGACCCAATGGGTACCGGCAGACGTGGCTGAGAAAGTAAAAGCGGCAATGTAA